In Tubulanus polymorphus chromosome 2, tnTubPoly1.2, whole genome shotgun sequence, a single window of DNA contains:
- the LOC141900467 gene encoding uncharacterized protein LOC141900467: MKISITNLVSGEELDYSLPLLIGKVFNSNGVINVNVTNTTLQKTLSWPVRNSQFKALVQLTPGLNTIIISCLGISEEITLTYKISKCKYFVRPVYIRCKDDPGCFQAPDSQDNSPQSAQRRITLGAQLIQTFTAEKINEQALGRVTFQLETDQNHRPICYIFTTSLTLNEAHSMSGNELWTHFAREFMSSNLPNKEYCKWYAFMSFTRYSVKEGFIPKTHAEILQHTKGHTALGGGGLALFGTGNLHTWAESLDEVLPRLTDCQKINKAQLMDDSAYRQYYWANYSTGLGASLHELGHTFDLGHTPSGIMARGFDDLYRVFTVQPHTQGKKYSIYNHSNTDKTVQVKQQKPIATNKRIPRVRHNSAPTTVDVFIQIEPAFQRTKPECRQLMIVRNYDGTETRKLLSSSQYTTRNNRIRSETRPLNDSCCEEHNNHSVITESQSQPVSVQNSPVRVLPAKLPNTSETLPISIKSKPKQQCPDGGAYWFRSSAVLLRYHKWFNCYEDCPKIPRPMEINKNMVTSLYGLRIVELRSIPEGVVIRHWEFSGPASAKYFRIDGEEAKNKSQNALMVSVIAEDERGNVIKKKVQTAELTAE, encoded by the exons atgaagatatcGATAACAAATTTGGTCTCAGGGGAAGAATTAGACTACTCATTACCTTTACTTATTGGAAaagttttcaattcaaatggAGTCATCAATGTAAACGTGACCAACACTACATTACAAAAGACTTTATCCTGGCCAGTTAGAAATTCTCAATTCAAAGCGCTGGTACAACTAACCCCAGGGTTAAATACTATCATTATTTCATGTCTCGGCATTTCTGAAGAAATTACGCTGACCTATAAAATATCAaagtgtaaatattttgtACGACCGGTATACATCAGGTGTAAGGATGACCCGGGATGTTTCCAGGCACCAGATTCGCAGGACAACTCGCCACAGAGCGCTCAAAGGCGAATTACACTCGGGGCGCAGCTAATACAAACATTCACTGCGGAGAAAATCAACGAACAAGCCCTCGGGCGCGTCACGTTTCAACTGGAAACCGATCAAAACCATCGACcaatttgttatatatttacaacatcaCTCACTTTAAACGAAGCTCATTCCATGTCAGGTAATGAACTGTGGACACATTTTGCGCGAGAATTCATGTCTTCGAATTTGCCAAATAAAGAATATTGCAAATGGTATGCATTTATGTCATTCACGAGATACAGTGTAAAGGAGGGATTTATTCCTAAAACACACGCTGAAATTCTTCAACACACAAAAGGACATACTGCTTTAG GTGGAGGGGGTCTTGCGTTATTTGGTACTGGTAATTTACACACATGGGCTGAATCACTAGATGAAGTTTTACCTAGGTTAACTGACTGTCAAAAAATCAACAAAGCACAACTTATGGATGACAGCGCATACCG tCAGTACTATTGGGCGAATTATTCCACTGGATTGGGAGCAAGTCTTCACGAACTGGGCCACACATTCGATCTTGGGCATACACCATCAGGGATAATGGCACGGGGATTTGATGATCTATATCGTGTGTTCACTGTTCAACCACACACTCAGGGAAAGAAATATTCCATCTATAACCATAGTAATACTGACAAAACTGTGCAAGTTAAACAGCAAAAACCTATAGCAACTAATAAACGG ATTCCTCGGGTTCGACATAATTCTGCTCCGACCACGGTGGATGTATTCATACAGATAGAGCCTGCATTTCAAAGAACTAAACCAGAATGTAGACAGTTGATGATTGTACGTAATTACGACGGCACAGAAACTCGTAAATTATTATCCAGCAGTCAGTATACTACTCGTAACAACCGTATACGCAGTGAGACAAGACCACTTAATGATAGCTGTTGTGAGGAACATAATAACCATTCTGTCATTA CTGAAAGTCAAAGTCAACCAGTTTCAGTTCAGAATTCACCGGTTCGAGTATTACCAGCAAAACTTCCAAATACATCAGAAACTCTGCCGATAAGCATTAAATCCAAACCCAAACAACAGTGTCCGGATGGTGGGGCATATTGGTTCCGATCTTCTGCTGTTCTACTTCGATATCATAA ATGGTTTAATTGTTATGAAGATTGTCCAAAAATTCCTCGTCCAATGGAAATAAACAA GAATATGGTCACTTCATTGTATGGTCTACGCATTGTTGAGTTGCGAAGTATACCCGAGGGTGTTGTTATACGACACTGGGAATTCAGTGGTCCAGCATCGgcaaaatatttcagaattgatGGTGAAGAGGCTAAGAATAAGTCACAGAATGCGCTCATGGTTTCTGTAATTGCCGAGGATGAACGCGGAAATGTTATCAAGAAAAAGGTGCAGACTGCAGAACTGACAGCGGAGTGA
- the LOC141900598 gene encoding A-kinase anchor protein 1, mitochondrial-like, with protein sequence MKMSSLRTIVTLFVPTVVAVVGYLIWRRKKTNNGNNESDITQRVQDITISENENNSSNELPVNVSPADVIEELSVENIVKNDLYPKEDLSDPVEVSPVVEEVCEELIITDQTVNAVGSEPTVNITESINNELSCKESCDCISDIDINNDQHNNSWSDEIEKAEETKQTTADETDSHDIEHEIESTSDNEPKKLMRPNSIPLGETGQEVLSPRKEKSSAESISSDGSNDSGKGGSVMDVVNNAEDIQVYQFTFPSDLCAMLVGRRGRTVNGIREESGASIALLRNIYSRDTQICSIEGTESQIQAALVIIKRKFPQRKFPGIDYRQINAAPPASPMLSPELMQLNLPEAVNCDVIVSSIVSAGQLFIQQPTHPTYPTMDRLVQCMYTCYTEDFSVPELPKPIEGGVICAAPIMDGWYRGQVVSYMEESDECDVKFVDYGGYARISCSSLKQIRGDFMTVPFQATECYMANVAPLEGEEDYSEEAGAVLEELTQGQLLQAQIVAHDAETNVPYINLYQVQGNVAFLINRELVLRGVCRWMEHQT encoded by the exons atgaaaatgtcatcaTTACGGACTATTGTTACATTATTTGTACCGACTGTAGTAGCAGTAGTTGGTTATCTCATTTGGAGGcgtaaaaaaacaaataatggAAATAATGAATCGGATATCACTCAAAGAGTTCAAGATATTACTATCAgtgagaatgaaaataattcatcaaatgaattGCCTGTAAATGTTTCCCCAGCGGATGTAATCGAGGAATTATctgttgaaaatattgttaaaaatgatttatatccTAAAGAGGATTTGAGCGACCCGGTTGAAGTGTCCCCAGTAGTGGAGGAAGTTTGCGAAGAACTAATTATAACAGATCAAACAGTAAATGCAGTTGGTTCTGAGCCAACtgtcaatataactgaatcaATAAACAATGAACTGAGTTGTAAGGAGTCGTGTGACTGTATTAGTGACattgatattaataatgatCAACATAACAACAGCTGGTCGGATGAAATCGAAAAGGCCGAAGAAACAAAACAGACCACCGCAGATGAAACTGACTCGCATGACATAGaacatgaaattgaatcaacGTCCGATAATGAACCAAAGAAACTAATGCGACCCAATAGCATACCGTTAGGCGAGACTGGACAAGAAGTATTGAGTCCTCGCAAAGAAAAATCTAGCGCTGAATCAATATCCTCTGAT GGCTCAAACGATAGTGGTAAAGGTGGAAGTGTCATGGATGTTGTCAATAATGCGGAAGATATCCAAGTGTACCAATTCACATTTCCGAGTGATCTTTGCGCGATGCTCGTTGGACGACGTGGTAGAACTGTGAACGGTATCAGAGAAGAATCGGGAGCTAGTATCGCATTGTTGCGCAACATTTACAGTAGAGATACACAGATTTGTTCGATTGAAG GAACAGAAAGTCAGATTCAAGCAGCGTTGGTCATTatcaaaagaaaattcccgCAGAGAAAATTCCCCGGGATTGACTATCGTCAAATTAATGCAGCCCCACCTGCCAGTCCGATGTTATCACCTGAATTAATGCAG TTAAACCTCCCTGAAGCTGTCAATTGTGACGTGATTGTATCAAGCATTGTGAGTGCTGGTCAACTATTCATACAACAACCAACACATCCTACATATCCAACGATGGATCGACTTGTACAGTGTATGTACACCTGTTATACGGAAGACTTCTCAGTTCCAGAGTTACCCAAACCAATTGAAG GCGGTGTTATTTGTGCTGCTCCAATAATGGATGGCTGGTATCGAGGTCAGGTAGTCAGCTATATGGAAGAATCAGATGAGTGCGATGTTAAATTCGTGGATTATGGAGGGTATGCACGAATTAGTTGTTCATCCTTGAAACAGATCCG AGGTGATTTCATGACTGTGCCTTTCCAGGCTACTGAATGTTACATGGCAAATGTGGCTCCCTTAGAAG GTGAAGAAGATTACTCAGAAGAAGCTGGAGCTGTACTTGAAGAGTTGACTCAAGGCCAGTTACTGCAGGCTCAGATTGTAGCACATGATGCTGAAACCAATGTACCATATATCAATCTTTATCAAGTTCAAGGAAATGTG GCATTCTTAATTAATCGAGAACTAGTCCTGAGGGGAGTCTGTCGATGGATGGAACATCAAACTTAA